In Mustela nigripes isolate SB6536 chromosome 10, MUSNIG.SB6536, whole genome shotgun sequence, one DNA window encodes the following:
- the PFKFB2 gene encoding 6-phosphofructo-2-kinase/fructose-2,6-bisphosphatase 2 isoform X2: MSGNTASSSEQNNNSYESKASNLRMSEKKCSWASYMTNSPTLIVMIGLPARGKTYVSKKLTRYLNWIGVPTKVFNLGVYRREAVKSYKSYDFFRHDNEEAMKIRRQCALVALEDVKAYLTEESGQIAVFDATNTTRERRDMILSFAKENSFKVFFVESVCDDPDVIAANILEVKVSSPDYPERNRENVMEDFLKRIECYKVTYQPLDPDNYDKDLSFIKVINVGQRFLVNRVQDYIQSKIVYYLMNIHVQPRTIYLCRHGESEFNLLGKIGGDSGLSVRGKQFAQALRKFLEDQEIADLKVWTSQLKRTIQTAESLGVTYEQWKILNEIDAGVCEEMTYAQIEKQYPDEFALRDQEKYLYRYPGGEDLVQRLEPVIMELERQGNVLVISHQAVMRCLLAYFLDKGADELPYLRCPLHTIFKLTPVAYGCKVETIKLNVEAVNTHRDKPTNNFPKNQTPVRMRRNSFTPLSSSNTIRRPRNYSVGSRPLKPLSPLRALDTQEGADQPKTQVSIPAETGLAVHRHSSASLTPLC, translated from the exons ATGTCTGGGAATACGGCATCTTCATCAGAACAGAACAACAACAGCTATGAATCCAAGGCCTCCAATCTTCGAATGTCAGAGAAGAAATGTT CGTGGGCATCTTACATGACCAACTCCCCAACTCTCATCGTTATGATTGGCTTGCCAGCCCGAGGCAAAACCTATGTATCCAAGAAACTCACACGGTATCTCAACTGGATTGGGGTGCCCACCAAAG TGTTTAATCTTGGGGTATATCGGCGTGAAGCAGTCAAGTCCTATAAGTCCTACGACTTCTTCCGGCACGACAATGAGGAGGCCATGAAGATCCGCAG ACAGTGTGCTTTGGTGGCGCTGGAAGACGTGAAGGCATATCTCACTGAGGAGAGCGGACAGATCGCG GTGTTTGATGCCACCAATACCACTAGGGAGAGAAGGGACATGATTTTGAGCTTTGCCAAGGAGAACTCCTTCAAG GTGTTCTTTGTGGAATCTGTCTGCGATGATCCTGATGTCATTGCTGCCAACATCCTG GAGGTAAAGGTGTCGAGCCCCGACTACCCTGAAAGGAACAGGGAGAATGTGATGGAGGACTTCCTAAAGAGAATTGAGTGCTACAAAGTCACCTATCAACCCCTTGACCCAGACAACTATGACAA GGATCTCTCTTTCATCAAGGTGATAAATGTGGGCCAGCGCTTTTTAGTCAACAGAGTCCAGGACTACATCCAGAGCAAGATAGTCTACTACCTCATGAATATCCACGTGCAGCCTCGCACCATTTACCTTTGCCGGCATGGAGAGAGCGAGTTCAACCTCTTGGGGAAGATTGGGGGAGACTCTGGCCTTTCGGTGCGGGGAAAACAG TTTGCCCAGGCTCTAAGGAAGTTTCTGGAGGATCAGGAGATAGCAGACCTCAAAGTGTGGACAAGCCAGCTAAAGAGGACTATCCAAACTGCTGAATCCCTGGGTGTGACCTATGAGCAGTGGAAGATTCTAAATGAGATCGATGCT GGCGTGTGTGAGGAGATGACCTATGCGCAGATTGAGAAGCAGTACCCAGACGAGTTTGCACTTCGAGATCAAGAGAAATACCTGTACCGGTACCCTGGTGGGGAG GACCTGGTGCAGCGGCTGGAGCCTGTCATCATGGAGCTGGAGCGTCAGGGCAACGTCCTCGTCATCTCCCACCAGGCTGTCATGCGCTGCCTGCTGGCCTACTTCTTGGATAAGGGTGCAG ATGAGCTACCATATTTGAGGTGTCCCCTTCATACCATCTTCAAACTTACTCCTGTGGCCTACG gATGTAAAGTGGAAACCATTAAACTCAATGTGGAGGCTGTGAACACGCACCGTGACAAGCCAACC AACAACTTCCCCAAGAACCAAACCCCTGTAAGGATGAGAAGGAACAGCTTTACGCCTCTGTCCAGTTCGAATACAATAAGGCGTCCAAGAAATTACAGTGTTGGGAGCCGGCCCCTCAAGCCCCTCAGCCCTCTCCGTGCCCTGGACACGCAAGAAGGGGCCGACCAGCCGAAGACCCAAGTCAGCATTCCG GCAGAGACGGGGTTGGCTGTGCACAGGCACTCTTCGGCGTCCCTCACACCGCTTTGCTGA
- the PFKFB2 gene encoding 6-phosphofructo-2-kinase/fructose-2,6-bisphosphatase 2 isoform X1: MSGNTASSSEQNNNSYESKASNLRMSEKKCSWASYMTNSPTLIVMIGLPARGKTYVSKKLTRYLNWIGVPTKVFNLGVYRREAVKSYKSYDFFRHDNEEAMKIRRQCALVALEDVKAYLTEESGQIAVFDATNTTRERRDMILSFAKENSFKVFFVESVCDDPDVIAANILEVKVSSPDYPERNRENVMEDFLKRIECYKVTYQPLDPDNYDKDLSFIKVINVGQRFLVNRVQDYIQSKIVYYLMNIHVQPRTIYLCRHGESEFNLLGKIGGDSGLSVRGKQFAQALRKFLEDQEIADLKVWTSQLKRTIQTAESLGVTYEQWKILNEIDAGVCEEMTYAQIEKQYPDEFALRDQEKYLYRYPGGESYQDLVQRLEPVIMELERQGNVLVISHQAVMRCLLAYFLDKGADELPYLRCPLHTIFKLTPVAYGCKVETIKLNVEAVNTHRDKPTNNFPKNQTPVRMRRNSFTPLSSSNTIRRPRNYSVGSRPLKPLSPLRALDTQEGADQPKTQVSIPAETGLAVHRHSSASLTPLC, translated from the exons ATGTCTGGGAATACGGCATCTTCATCAGAACAGAACAACAACAGCTATGAATCCAAGGCCTCCAATCTTCGAATGTCAGAGAAGAAATGTT CGTGGGCATCTTACATGACCAACTCCCCAACTCTCATCGTTATGATTGGCTTGCCAGCCCGAGGCAAAACCTATGTATCCAAGAAACTCACACGGTATCTCAACTGGATTGGGGTGCCCACCAAAG TGTTTAATCTTGGGGTATATCGGCGTGAAGCAGTCAAGTCCTATAAGTCCTACGACTTCTTCCGGCACGACAATGAGGAGGCCATGAAGATCCGCAG ACAGTGTGCTTTGGTGGCGCTGGAAGACGTGAAGGCATATCTCACTGAGGAGAGCGGACAGATCGCG GTGTTTGATGCCACCAATACCACTAGGGAGAGAAGGGACATGATTTTGAGCTTTGCCAAGGAGAACTCCTTCAAG GTGTTCTTTGTGGAATCTGTCTGCGATGATCCTGATGTCATTGCTGCCAACATCCTG GAGGTAAAGGTGTCGAGCCCCGACTACCCTGAAAGGAACAGGGAGAATGTGATGGAGGACTTCCTAAAGAGAATTGAGTGCTACAAAGTCACCTATCAACCCCTTGACCCAGACAACTATGACAA GGATCTCTCTTTCATCAAGGTGATAAATGTGGGCCAGCGCTTTTTAGTCAACAGAGTCCAGGACTACATCCAGAGCAAGATAGTCTACTACCTCATGAATATCCACGTGCAGCCTCGCACCATTTACCTTTGCCGGCATGGAGAGAGCGAGTTCAACCTCTTGGGGAAGATTGGGGGAGACTCTGGCCTTTCGGTGCGGGGAAAACAG TTTGCCCAGGCTCTAAGGAAGTTTCTGGAGGATCAGGAGATAGCAGACCTCAAAGTGTGGACAAGCCAGCTAAAGAGGACTATCCAAACTGCTGAATCCCTGGGTGTGACCTATGAGCAGTGGAAGATTCTAAATGAGATCGATGCT GGCGTGTGTGAGGAGATGACCTATGCGCAGATTGAGAAGCAGTACCCAGACGAGTTTGCACTTCGAGATCAAGAGAAATACCTGTACCGGTACCCTGGTGGGGAG TCGTACCAGGACCTGGTGCAGCGGCTGGAGCCTGTCATCATGGAGCTGGAGCGTCAGGGCAACGTCCTCGTCATCTCCCACCAGGCTGTCATGCGCTGCCTGCTGGCCTACTTCTTGGATAAGGGTGCAG ATGAGCTACCATATTTGAGGTGTCCCCTTCATACCATCTTCAAACTTACTCCTGTGGCCTACG gATGTAAAGTGGAAACCATTAAACTCAATGTGGAGGCTGTGAACACGCACCGTGACAAGCCAACC AACAACTTCCCCAAGAACCAAACCCCTGTAAGGATGAGAAGGAACAGCTTTACGCCTCTGTCCAGTTCGAATACAATAAGGCGTCCAAGAAATTACAGTGTTGGGAGCCGGCCCCTCAAGCCCCTCAGCCCTCTCCGTGCCCTGGACACGCAAGAAGGGGCCGACCAGCCGAAGACCCAAGTCAGCATTCCG GCAGAGACGGGGTTGGCTGTGCACAGGCACTCTTCGGCGTCCCTCACACCGCTTTGCTGA
- the PFKFB2 gene encoding 6-phosphofructo-2-kinase/fructose-2,6-bisphosphatase 2 isoform X3, protein MSGNTASSSEQNNNSYESKASNLRMSEKKCSWASYMTNSPTLIVMIGLPARGKTYVSKKLTRYLNWIGVPTKVFNLGVYRREAVKSYKSYDFFRHDNEEAMKIRRQCALVALEDVKAYLTEESGQIAVFDATNTTRERRDMILSFAKENSFKVFFVESVCDDPDVIAANILEVKVSSPDYPERNRENVMEDFLKRIECYKVTYQPLDPDNYDKDLSFIKVINVGQRFLVNRVQDYIQSKIVYYLMNIHVQPRTIYLCRHGESEFNLLGKIGGDSGLSVRGKQFAQALRKFLEDQEIADLKVWTSQLKRTIQTAESLGVTYEQWKILNEIDAGVCEEMTYAQIEKQYPDEFALRDQEKYLYRYPGGESYQDLVQRLEPVIMELERQGNVLVISHQAVMRCLLAYFLDKGADELPYLRCPLHTIFKLTPVAYGCKVETIKLNVEAVNTHRDKPTNNFPKNQTPVRMRRNSFTPLSSSNTIRRPRNYSVGSRPLKPLSPLRALDTQEGADQPKTQAETGLAVHRHSSASLTPLC, encoded by the exons ATGTCTGGGAATACGGCATCTTCATCAGAACAGAACAACAACAGCTATGAATCCAAGGCCTCCAATCTTCGAATGTCAGAGAAGAAATGTT CGTGGGCATCTTACATGACCAACTCCCCAACTCTCATCGTTATGATTGGCTTGCCAGCCCGAGGCAAAACCTATGTATCCAAGAAACTCACACGGTATCTCAACTGGATTGGGGTGCCCACCAAAG TGTTTAATCTTGGGGTATATCGGCGTGAAGCAGTCAAGTCCTATAAGTCCTACGACTTCTTCCGGCACGACAATGAGGAGGCCATGAAGATCCGCAG ACAGTGTGCTTTGGTGGCGCTGGAAGACGTGAAGGCATATCTCACTGAGGAGAGCGGACAGATCGCG GTGTTTGATGCCACCAATACCACTAGGGAGAGAAGGGACATGATTTTGAGCTTTGCCAAGGAGAACTCCTTCAAG GTGTTCTTTGTGGAATCTGTCTGCGATGATCCTGATGTCATTGCTGCCAACATCCTG GAGGTAAAGGTGTCGAGCCCCGACTACCCTGAAAGGAACAGGGAGAATGTGATGGAGGACTTCCTAAAGAGAATTGAGTGCTACAAAGTCACCTATCAACCCCTTGACCCAGACAACTATGACAA GGATCTCTCTTTCATCAAGGTGATAAATGTGGGCCAGCGCTTTTTAGTCAACAGAGTCCAGGACTACATCCAGAGCAAGATAGTCTACTACCTCATGAATATCCACGTGCAGCCTCGCACCATTTACCTTTGCCGGCATGGAGAGAGCGAGTTCAACCTCTTGGGGAAGATTGGGGGAGACTCTGGCCTTTCGGTGCGGGGAAAACAG TTTGCCCAGGCTCTAAGGAAGTTTCTGGAGGATCAGGAGATAGCAGACCTCAAAGTGTGGACAAGCCAGCTAAAGAGGACTATCCAAACTGCTGAATCCCTGGGTGTGACCTATGAGCAGTGGAAGATTCTAAATGAGATCGATGCT GGCGTGTGTGAGGAGATGACCTATGCGCAGATTGAGAAGCAGTACCCAGACGAGTTTGCACTTCGAGATCAAGAGAAATACCTGTACCGGTACCCTGGTGGGGAG TCGTACCAGGACCTGGTGCAGCGGCTGGAGCCTGTCATCATGGAGCTGGAGCGTCAGGGCAACGTCCTCGTCATCTCCCACCAGGCTGTCATGCGCTGCCTGCTGGCCTACTTCTTGGATAAGGGTGCAG ATGAGCTACCATATTTGAGGTGTCCCCTTCATACCATCTTCAAACTTACTCCTGTGGCCTACG gATGTAAAGTGGAAACCATTAAACTCAATGTGGAGGCTGTGAACACGCACCGTGACAAGCCAACC AACAACTTCCCCAAGAACCAAACCCCTGTAAGGATGAGAAGGAACAGCTTTACGCCTCTGTCCAGTTCGAATACAATAAGGCGTCCAAGAAATTACAGTGTTGGGAGCCGGCCCCTCAAGCCCCTCAGCCCTCTCCGTGCCCTGGACACGCAAGAAGGGGCCGACCAGCCGAAGACCCAA GCAGAGACGGGGTTGGCTGTGCACAGGCACTCTTCGGCGTCCCTCACACCGCTTTGCTGA
- the PFKFB2 gene encoding 6-phosphofructo-2-kinase/fructose-2,6-bisphosphatase 2 isoform X5 — MSGNTASSSEQNNNSYESKASNLRMSEKKCSWASYMTNSPTLIVMIGLPARGKTYVSKKLTRYLNWIGVPTKVFNLGVYRREAVKSYKSYDFFRHDNEEAMKIRRQCALVALEDVKAYLTEESGQIAVFDATNTTRERRDMILSFAKENSFKVFFVESVCDDPDVIAANILEVKVSSPDYPERNRENVMEDFLKRIECYKVTYQPLDPDNYDKDLSFIKVINVGQRFLVNRVQDYIQSKIVYYLMNIHVQPRTIYLCRHGESEFNLLGKIGGDSGLSVRGKQFAQALRKFLEDQEIADLKVWTSQLKRTIQTAESLGVTYEQWKILNEIDAGVCEEMTYAQIEKQYPDEFALRDQEKYLYRYPGGESYQDLVQRLEPVIMELERQGNVLVISHQAVMRCLLAYFLDKGADELPYLRCPLHTIFKLTPVAYGCKVETIKLNVEAVNTHRDKPTAETGLAVHRHSSASLTPLC, encoded by the exons ATGTCTGGGAATACGGCATCTTCATCAGAACAGAACAACAACAGCTATGAATCCAAGGCCTCCAATCTTCGAATGTCAGAGAAGAAATGTT CGTGGGCATCTTACATGACCAACTCCCCAACTCTCATCGTTATGATTGGCTTGCCAGCCCGAGGCAAAACCTATGTATCCAAGAAACTCACACGGTATCTCAACTGGATTGGGGTGCCCACCAAAG TGTTTAATCTTGGGGTATATCGGCGTGAAGCAGTCAAGTCCTATAAGTCCTACGACTTCTTCCGGCACGACAATGAGGAGGCCATGAAGATCCGCAG ACAGTGTGCTTTGGTGGCGCTGGAAGACGTGAAGGCATATCTCACTGAGGAGAGCGGACAGATCGCG GTGTTTGATGCCACCAATACCACTAGGGAGAGAAGGGACATGATTTTGAGCTTTGCCAAGGAGAACTCCTTCAAG GTGTTCTTTGTGGAATCTGTCTGCGATGATCCTGATGTCATTGCTGCCAACATCCTG GAGGTAAAGGTGTCGAGCCCCGACTACCCTGAAAGGAACAGGGAGAATGTGATGGAGGACTTCCTAAAGAGAATTGAGTGCTACAAAGTCACCTATCAACCCCTTGACCCAGACAACTATGACAA GGATCTCTCTTTCATCAAGGTGATAAATGTGGGCCAGCGCTTTTTAGTCAACAGAGTCCAGGACTACATCCAGAGCAAGATAGTCTACTACCTCATGAATATCCACGTGCAGCCTCGCACCATTTACCTTTGCCGGCATGGAGAGAGCGAGTTCAACCTCTTGGGGAAGATTGGGGGAGACTCTGGCCTTTCGGTGCGGGGAAAACAG TTTGCCCAGGCTCTAAGGAAGTTTCTGGAGGATCAGGAGATAGCAGACCTCAAAGTGTGGACAAGCCAGCTAAAGAGGACTATCCAAACTGCTGAATCCCTGGGTGTGACCTATGAGCAGTGGAAGATTCTAAATGAGATCGATGCT GGCGTGTGTGAGGAGATGACCTATGCGCAGATTGAGAAGCAGTACCCAGACGAGTTTGCACTTCGAGATCAAGAGAAATACCTGTACCGGTACCCTGGTGGGGAG TCGTACCAGGACCTGGTGCAGCGGCTGGAGCCTGTCATCATGGAGCTGGAGCGTCAGGGCAACGTCCTCGTCATCTCCCACCAGGCTGTCATGCGCTGCCTGCTGGCCTACTTCTTGGATAAGGGTGCAG ATGAGCTACCATATTTGAGGTGTCCCCTTCATACCATCTTCAAACTTACTCCTGTGGCCTACG gATGTAAAGTGGAAACCATTAAACTCAATGTGGAGGCTGTGAACACGCACCGTGACAAGCCAACC GCAGAGACGGGGTTGGCTGTGCACAGGCACTCTTCGGCGTCCCTCACACCGCTTTGCTGA
- the PFKFB2 gene encoding 6-phosphofructo-2-kinase/fructose-2,6-bisphosphatase 2 isoform X6 — MSGNTASSSEQNNNSYESKASNLRMSEKKCSWASYMTNSPTLIVMIGLPARGKTYVSKKLTRYLNWIGVPTKVFNLGVYRREAVKSYKSYDFFRHDNEEAMKIRRQCALVALEDVKAYLTEESGQIAVFDATNTTRERRDMILSFAKENSFKVFFVESVCDDPDVIAANILEVKVSSPDYPERNRENVMEDFLKRIECYKVTYQPLDPDNYDKDLSFIKVINVGQRFLVNRVQDYIQSKIVYYLMNIHVQPRTIYLCRHGESEFNLLGKIGGDSGLSVRGKQFAQALRKFLEDQEIADLKVWTSQLKRTIQTAESLGVTYEQWKILNEIDAGVCEEMTYAQIEKQYPDEFALRDQEKYLYRYPGGESYQDLVQRLEPVIMELERQGNVLVISHQAVMRCLLAYFLDKGADELPYLRCPLHTIFKLTPVAYGCKVETIKLNVEAVNTHRDKPTDFLQLLPPILGV, encoded by the exons ATGTCTGGGAATACGGCATCTTCATCAGAACAGAACAACAACAGCTATGAATCCAAGGCCTCCAATCTTCGAATGTCAGAGAAGAAATGTT CGTGGGCATCTTACATGACCAACTCCCCAACTCTCATCGTTATGATTGGCTTGCCAGCCCGAGGCAAAACCTATGTATCCAAGAAACTCACACGGTATCTCAACTGGATTGGGGTGCCCACCAAAG TGTTTAATCTTGGGGTATATCGGCGTGAAGCAGTCAAGTCCTATAAGTCCTACGACTTCTTCCGGCACGACAATGAGGAGGCCATGAAGATCCGCAG ACAGTGTGCTTTGGTGGCGCTGGAAGACGTGAAGGCATATCTCACTGAGGAGAGCGGACAGATCGCG GTGTTTGATGCCACCAATACCACTAGGGAGAGAAGGGACATGATTTTGAGCTTTGCCAAGGAGAACTCCTTCAAG GTGTTCTTTGTGGAATCTGTCTGCGATGATCCTGATGTCATTGCTGCCAACATCCTG GAGGTAAAGGTGTCGAGCCCCGACTACCCTGAAAGGAACAGGGAGAATGTGATGGAGGACTTCCTAAAGAGAATTGAGTGCTACAAAGTCACCTATCAACCCCTTGACCCAGACAACTATGACAA GGATCTCTCTTTCATCAAGGTGATAAATGTGGGCCAGCGCTTTTTAGTCAACAGAGTCCAGGACTACATCCAGAGCAAGATAGTCTACTACCTCATGAATATCCACGTGCAGCCTCGCACCATTTACCTTTGCCGGCATGGAGAGAGCGAGTTCAACCTCTTGGGGAAGATTGGGGGAGACTCTGGCCTTTCGGTGCGGGGAAAACAG TTTGCCCAGGCTCTAAGGAAGTTTCTGGAGGATCAGGAGATAGCAGACCTCAAAGTGTGGACAAGCCAGCTAAAGAGGACTATCCAAACTGCTGAATCCCTGGGTGTGACCTATGAGCAGTGGAAGATTCTAAATGAGATCGATGCT GGCGTGTGTGAGGAGATGACCTATGCGCAGATTGAGAAGCAGTACCCAGACGAGTTTGCACTTCGAGATCAAGAGAAATACCTGTACCGGTACCCTGGTGGGGAG TCGTACCAGGACCTGGTGCAGCGGCTGGAGCCTGTCATCATGGAGCTGGAGCGTCAGGGCAACGTCCTCGTCATCTCCCACCAGGCTGTCATGCGCTGCCTGCTGGCCTACTTCTTGGATAAGGGTGCAG ATGAGCTACCATATTTGAGGTGTCCCCTTCATACCATCTTCAAACTTACTCCTGTGGCCTACG gATGTAAAGTGGAAACCATTAAACTCAATGTGGAGGCTGTGAACACGCACCGTGACAAGCCAACC GATTTCCTGCAGCTTCTACCTCCTATCTTGGGTGTATAG
- the PFKFB2 gene encoding 6-phosphofructo-2-kinase/fructose-2,6-bisphosphatase 2 isoform X4, translated as MSGNTASSSEQNNNSYESKASNLRMSEKKCSWASYMTNSPTLIVMIGLPARGKTYVSKKLTRYLNWIGVPTKVFNLGVYRREAVKSYKSYDFFRHDNEEAMKIRRQCALVALEDVKAYLTEESGQIAVFDATNTTRERRDMILSFAKENSFKVFFVESVCDDPDVIAANILEVKVSSPDYPERNRENVMEDFLKRIECYKVTYQPLDPDNYDKDLSFIKVINVGQRFLVNRVQDYIQSKIVYYLMNIHVQPRTIYLCRHGESEFNLLGKIGGDSGLSVRGKQFAQALRKFLEDQEIADLKVWTSQLKRTIQTAESLGVTYEQWKILNEIDAGVCEEMTYAQIEKQYPDEFALRDQEKYLYRYPGGESYQDLVQRLEPVIMELERQGNVLVISHQAVMRCLLAYFLDKGADELPYLRCPLHTIFKLTPVAYGCKVETIKLNVEAVNTHRDKPTNNFPKNQTPVRMRRNSFTPLSSSNTIRRPRNYSVGSRPLKPLSPLRALDTQEGADQPKTQDFLQLLPPILGV; from the exons ATGTCTGGGAATACGGCATCTTCATCAGAACAGAACAACAACAGCTATGAATCCAAGGCCTCCAATCTTCGAATGTCAGAGAAGAAATGTT CGTGGGCATCTTACATGACCAACTCCCCAACTCTCATCGTTATGATTGGCTTGCCAGCCCGAGGCAAAACCTATGTATCCAAGAAACTCACACGGTATCTCAACTGGATTGGGGTGCCCACCAAAG TGTTTAATCTTGGGGTATATCGGCGTGAAGCAGTCAAGTCCTATAAGTCCTACGACTTCTTCCGGCACGACAATGAGGAGGCCATGAAGATCCGCAG ACAGTGTGCTTTGGTGGCGCTGGAAGACGTGAAGGCATATCTCACTGAGGAGAGCGGACAGATCGCG GTGTTTGATGCCACCAATACCACTAGGGAGAGAAGGGACATGATTTTGAGCTTTGCCAAGGAGAACTCCTTCAAG GTGTTCTTTGTGGAATCTGTCTGCGATGATCCTGATGTCATTGCTGCCAACATCCTG GAGGTAAAGGTGTCGAGCCCCGACTACCCTGAAAGGAACAGGGAGAATGTGATGGAGGACTTCCTAAAGAGAATTGAGTGCTACAAAGTCACCTATCAACCCCTTGACCCAGACAACTATGACAA GGATCTCTCTTTCATCAAGGTGATAAATGTGGGCCAGCGCTTTTTAGTCAACAGAGTCCAGGACTACATCCAGAGCAAGATAGTCTACTACCTCATGAATATCCACGTGCAGCCTCGCACCATTTACCTTTGCCGGCATGGAGAGAGCGAGTTCAACCTCTTGGGGAAGATTGGGGGAGACTCTGGCCTTTCGGTGCGGGGAAAACAG TTTGCCCAGGCTCTAAGGAAGTTTCTGGAGGATCAGGAGATAGCAGACCTCAAAGTGTGGACAAGCCAGCTAAAGAGGACTATCCAAACTGCTGAATCCCTGGGTGTGACCTATGAGCAGTGGAAGATTCTAAATGAGATCGATGCT GGCGTGTGTGAGGAGATGACCTATGCGCAGATTGAGAAGCAGTACCCAGACGAGTTTGCACTTCGAGATCAAGAGAAATACCTGTACCGGTACCCTGGTGGGGAG TCGTACCAGGACCTGGTGCAGCGGCTGGAGCCTGTCATCATGGAGCTGGAGCGTCAGGGCAACGTCCTCGTCATCTCCCACCAGGCTGTCATGCGCTGCCTGCTGGCCTACTTCTTGGATAAGGGTGCAG ATGAGCTACCATATTTGAGGTGTCCCCTTCATACCATCTTCAAACTTACTCCTGTGGCCTACG gATGTAAAGTGGAAACCATTAAACTCAATGTGGAGGCTGTGAACACGCACCGTGACAAGCCAACC AACAACTTCCCCAAGAACCAAACCCCTGTAAGGATGAGAAGGAACAGCTTTACGCCTCTGTCCAGTTCGAATACAATAAGGCGTCCAAGAAATTACAGTGTTGGGAGCCGGCCCCTCAAGCCCCTCAGCCCTCTCCGTGCCCTGGACACGCAAGAAGGGGCCGACCAGCCGAAGACCCAA GATTTCCTGCAGCTTCTACCTCCTATCTTGGGTGTATAG